One Anaerobaca lacustris DNA window includes the following coding sequences:
- a CDS encoding aromatic aminobenezylarsenical efflux permease ArsG family transporter, translating to MTWFVLGSALWLGILTSISPCPLASNIAAISFIGRKVGSTRQVFLSGLLYTIGRTAAYLALGVVIMAGLMASGEIARFLQRYLNQILGPALILVGMLLLGLLNVSTSLSFAGQGVQQRASKGGTGWALLLGILFALSFCPVSAGLFFGGLIPLSMANDSRFVLASLYGVGTALPVLVFAFLMAFASQHVGKAFNRLTQIERAVRVITGIVFVVAGLYYSLTYVYGITMT from the coding sequence ATGACCTGGTTCGTTCTCGGATCGGCCCTGTGGTTGGGGATCCTGACGTCGATCAGTCCGTGCCCGTTGGCGAGCAACATCGCCGCGATCTCGTTCATCGGCCGCAAGGTCGGCAGCACGCGGCAGGTGTTTCTGTCCGGCCTGCTGTATACGATCGGCCGGACCGCCGCCTATCTGGCGTTGGGCGTGGTCATCATGGCCGGCCTGATGGCCAGCGGCGAAATTGCGCGATTCCTCCAGCGCTATCTGAACCAGATCCTCGGGCCGGCGCTCATCCTGGTCGGCATGCTGCTGCTGGGGTTGCTGAACGTCTCCACCTCGCTGAGCTTCGCAGGGCAAGGCGTTCAACAGCGCGCCTCCAAAGGCGGCACGGGATGGGCGCTGCTGCTGGGCATTCTGTTTGCCCTGTCGTTTTGCCCGGTCTCAGCAGGGTTGTTCTTCGGCGGCTTGATTCCCCTGTCGATGGCGAACGACTCGCGGTTCGTCCTGGCGAGCCTTTACGGCGTGGGCACGGCGCTGCCGGTCCTCGTATTTGCGTTCCTGATGGCCTTCGCCTCGCAGCACGTCGGCAAGGCCTTCAACCGGCTCACGCAGATCGAACGGGCGGTGCGCGTCATCACCGGCATCGTGTTTGTCGTAGCCGGGTTGTACTACAGCCTGACGTACGTTTACGGAATCACGATGACCTGA